Below is a window of Flavobacterium cyclinae DNA.
GTAATACTCCTTTAATAAAACACGATTTAGCACAACGTGTTAAAAATCAATTGCGTAAGGTTCCAAATTTAATTTTCTACATAGATGATAGCTTAGATTATATTGAAAAAATTGACAAAGCATTATCGGGTGAAGAAAACCCTATCATTAACAGAGATTTATTAGACAAAAGAAAGAAATCGTAAGTGAACCTTTCCTTATATATAGCCAAACGATATGCTGTAAGTTTCAGCAAAAATAAAGCAATCAATATTATTACCGGAATTGCTTCTGTTGGAATTATAGCCAGCACTATGGCCTTGTTTATATTCCTATCTGTATTTAGCGGTTTAAAAATCTTTAGTTTGAATTTTGCCAATGTTTCTGATCCAGACTTAAAAATTGAAACTAGTATTGGGAAAACTTTTTTTGTTGATCAAAATCAAGAAAACTTGCTCAAAAAAAGTAAAAACATTGCTTCATTTAGTAAAATTGTAGAGGAACGGGTGTATTTTATGTATGACAACAAAGAAATGGTTGCTCATATAAAAGGTGTAGACGATAATTTTATTAAAGTTACAGACTTTAACAAACATTTATATGCTGGAGAATGGTTTGAAAACAATTCTGAAAATATTGTTGTTGGAGCAGATATTAGTAGAAAATTAGGATTGGGATTATTTGATTATAATAATGGTTTAGAATCCTATGCACCAAAACCTGGTAAAGGCAATATTGAAAACCCAAACGAAGCATTTAATAAAATTTTATTATTCCCTTCAGGCATTTATTCTATTAATGAAGAATTAGATGGCAAATATGTCTTTTGTTCAATAGATATTGCAAAACAATTTTTAGAATTAAAAGAAAATGAGATTACAAATCTAGAAATCAAGTTATATCCTAATGCAAGTGAAAATTCTGCTAGAGAAGAACTATCCAGAATTTTAGGAAAATCTATCACTATTAAAAATAGAGCCCAACTAAATGACTCGCTCTATAAAATGCTTCAATCTGAAAATTTATTTATTTATTTATTTAGCACATTAGTAGTTATACTTACTTTATTTTGTTTAGCTGGCGCTATAGTAATGATTATTATTGATAAAAAAGACAACCTTAAAACCTTATATCATTTAGGGGTAAATCAAAGATCGATACGTAAAATATTTTTCACCCAAGGAATTATTATTACTTCTTTTGGGTTAACATTAGGCTTAATTTTAGCAATTGCAATAATTGTACTCCAACAAGAATTTTCAATCATAATGATTACACCCACCATGCCTTATCCAGTTCATTTTGAATGGGAAAATACAATAATTGTGATTTCTACTATACTTGTTTTGGGTATTATTTCTTCTTGGATTGCCTCTGGAACAGTAAACAACACCTTACTACAAGAATAACCTACTCTTTTGGTAAAGGTGCACCTACTGCAATATCACATCGATGTCCTTCTTGACCATGTGGCGGATTGATTCCTGGAGGAGTTGACATCCCTACAATTGTAGCAGACCCACTATTAGAATTCACATTCATCACTGGTTTCTCAACAGGTTTAGGGCTTACTACAGGAGTTGGTTTTTGAGCTTGTGCATTTTGTGCCGGTTTGGAATTTAAAGGAGCTCCAACAGGTATTTCACAACGATGTCCTGGTTGTCCATGAGGTGGATTCATTCCTGGTGCTGTTGTAGTTGTTTGTTGATTTTGAACCGCTTGCTGTGATTGTGGTTGTGAAGTTTGTGGTTGCGATTTTGTTCCCATCCTTTGCTTCAACCATGCCTCACCCGAAAAAGGTTGAGCAGATTTTTGAGTTTCTTCAGTAGTCGTACTTTCAACATCTTTTTTGCAAGAAACAAACAAAATCGTACTAACAAGTCCTAATATTAATAGTATCTTTTTCATTATCATCAATTTTTAAGAAGTTCAAATATAGAACTAATAATTAAAATTTAATTGAATAATAATCAGAATTCGTTTAAATAAAAAAACCTCTCATTTCTGAGAGGTTTTCCGTGAAAGTACCCGGAGTGGGAATCGAACCCACACACCTAAGTACACGAGTTTGAGTCGTGCGCGTCTACCAATTCCGCCATCCGGGCAATGGAAAATGATACTTTTATCATTAAGTGGGTGCAAATGTAAAAAATATTTCTGCAATTCATAAAAAAATAGTTAAAAATATGCTTTCAGAGTTCAATTTTATTTCTAAATTTGCACCTCATTTACACAACACAACACTAACTAACTACTAAACAATAATTTAACATGCTGTATCAAGAACCAGAAGCAAAAATTTTTGCATGTTCTCAGAGTGTGTATTTAGCTGAACAAATTGCTGAAAAGTATGGAGTTTCGCTAGGTAAAGTAACGTTCTCTAAATATAGTGACGGCGAATTTCAGCCTTCTTTTGAAGAATCAATAAGAGGATTGCGCGTATTCCTTGTTTGTTCAACTTTCCCAAGTTCGGACAATTTAATGGAATTATTGTTAATGATAGATGCGGCAAAAAGAGCATCTGCAAGACATATTACTGCGGTTATACCTTATTTTGGTTGGGCAAGACAAGACAGAAAAGACAAACCAAGAGTACCAATTGGAGCTAAGTTAGTTGCAAAACTATTAGAAGCTGCTGGAGCAACCCGAATTATGACTATGGATTTACATGCAGATCAAATTCAAGGGTTCTTTGAAAAACCAGTAGATCACTTATTTGCTTCTACTATCTTTTTACCTTATGTGAGAAGTTTGAATTTAGAAAATTTAACTATCGCATCACCAGATATGGGAGGTTCAAAAAGAGCTTATGCGTATTCTAAATTTTTAGAATCTGACGTTGTAGTTTGTTACAAGCAAAGAAAGAAAGCCAATGTAATCGACACCATGGAGCTTATTGGAGAAGTAAAAGGCAGAAATGTTATTTTAGTTGACGATATGATTGACACTGGAGGAACATTAGCAAAAGCAGCTGATGTAATGATGGAAAAAGGAGCATTAAGTGTTAGAGCAATATGTACGCATCCAATATTATCAGGTGAGGCATATGAAAAAATAGAAAATTCTAAATTATTAGAATTAATTGTTACCGATTCTATTCCTTTAAAGAAAGAATCTAAAAAAATTAAAGTTGTAAGTTGTGCACCATTATTTGCAGAAGTTATGCACATGGTTCAAAACAACAACTCAATTAGTGGTAAATTTTTGATGTAATCTAAAAACCACTTTATTACGTATTTATTAATTATATATATTTTACAATGAAATCAATTACGATTAAAGGATCAGAAAGAGAAAACGTAGGTAAAAAGGCAACTAAAGCCGTACGTGATGCTGGAATGGTTCCTTGCGTTATCTACGGAGGAAATCAACCAGTTCATTTTGTTGCAGACGAAAGAGCATTTAAAGATTTAGTTTACACTCCAAACGCGCACACAGTTGTAGTTGAGTTAAACGGAACGTCTTACAATGTTATTATGCAAGACATTCAGTTTCACCCAGTTTCTGATAAAATTTTACACATCGATTTCTTCCAATTAAGTGATAACAAAGAAATTATCATGGAAGTACCAGTTAAAGTTACAGGAACTTCTCCAGGGGTATTATTAGGAGGTGTTTTACGTTTAAACCAACGTCGTTTAAAAGTAAAAGCTTTACCTAAAAACTTACCTGACTTTGTTGAAGCTAACATTTCAGAATTACAAATGGGTAACAAATTATATGTTACAAAAATTGAAACTAACAATTTCAAATTAATGCACCCAGATAATACTGTAGTATGTCAAGTGAGAATTTCTCGTGCGGCAATGAAAGCAGCTCAAGAAGCAGCAAAAGCAGAAAAAGGAGCAAAAAAGAAAAAATAATTTCTTTACAAACCATACAAAAGAAGCATCAGTATTTACTGGTGCTTTTTTTATGCTTTCCATATTCTAAACTTTGCAGTATTTTTGCAATATGAATTGGTTATCAAATCTATTTAAGAAACAAAAAGAAGACAGTTTACCCATGAAAAAATTCCTAATCGTTGGGCTTGGAAATATTGGCTCAGAATATGCAAATACACGACACAATATAGGATTTAAAGTTTTAGATTATTTAGCTCATAGAGAAGGGATTTCTTTTCAAACTGTAAAATTGGGTGAAGTAGCAGAACTAAAAATCAAAGGAAGGACCATAATATTACTTAAGCCAAACACGTATATGAATCTGAGTGGGAAAGCAGTAAAATATTGGTTAGAGAAAGAAAACATCGAAAAAGAAAATATGTTGGTTATAACCGATGATTTGAATTTAGCATTTGGCACCATCCGAATCAAAACCAAAGGAAGCGATGGTGGCCATAATGGACTTAAAAATATTCAATTATTATTAAATTCAACGGAATATCCTCGTTATAGATTTGGTATCAGTGATGCCTTTAAAAAAGGCCAACAAGTAGATTATGTGCTAGGCGAGTGGACAGAAGAAGAAAAAGAAAAACTAAAAGAGCGCCTTGAAGTTAGTTCAGAAATCATAAAATCTTTTGCTTTAGCAGGATTAAACAACACCATGAACACCTATAATGGTAAATAAAAAAGGGAAGATTAAATACTTCCCTTTTTTGTTAATTTTCAAAATAAATTATTGGATTACAATTTTCTTAACTTCTTTTCTAGAACCATCTTGAACTGTAACAAGATAAATACCAGATTGAACATTTTCTAATTGTAAAGACTCATTAAATAATCCATTTGAATTATATGATTTATTAAAAATTTCTCTACCTCTCACATCGTGAACATTAACTTTAATTTCATTACCTGATGTTGAAGTAAATTGAATATTAAAATTACCATTATTTGGATTTGGATAAACAAGTAAATCTCCAATACTTAATTCGTTTTCATCAACACTTAAAGTTTGAACTGAACAAATATTTAAACTCCAACTATCTAAAGATCCTCCATCCTGATTAAATGCGTCTAAAATTCTTAATGTCCAAGTTCCTGTTGAATTTTCGCCATTAAAAGCAGACAACGCCTGAGTAGGTTGAACAACACCAGAAATTCCAGGGTTTGATCCACAAACAACAGTAGAACCTGAATCATCAAATGTTGCCACAATATTTTGAATATTAGCACTTGTACATGGTCTTGCGAACAATTGAACTTGAGTTCCAGCAGGTGAAATTAAAGTTGCTGTTAAATCATTTATCCATGTATGTGTTAAATTCATCGTTAAATTAATATCGCTAATTACTACCCCTGAAGGAATATTTAATGTAGATTCTATAGTAACATTTGCAGTTGTGGCAATTACCAAAGGCACATCAATAGAATTCAAAGATCCTGAACAAACTCCTGTTGTAAATTTACTTTCAGTACTAAACACTCCGCTACAACCTGAGTTTTTAGGTTTTATTCTCCAATAATAAACAGTGCCTTCAGCTAATCCAGACAACGAAAAGGAGTTTGTATTTGAACTTGTTGCTATAAAAATATTAGTAAATGCAATATCTGTTGCTACTTCAACATCATAAGATGTAGCATTAGGATCTGCTACCCAAGTTAAATCAAAACTTGTTCCTAATCCTACAGCATTATTTGCTGGAGAAGTTAAACTAGGAGTTCCAAAGTTTGCGTTTAACAAATCTAAGTAAAACATAGCGCTTTTTGTAACAGAACCTGAAGTAGCTGTAACTGTAATTCCATATACATTTGGAGTAATTCCTGCTGTATTAGAAACTGTCATAACAACATTTCCATTTGCTGAAATGGAAGTTGGAGAAAAAGAAACAGTGGTTCCTGCAGGATTTCCAGAAGCACTAAAAGTTGTTGTTCCAGAAAAACCACCTAATGCTTGATAATTAATTGTATATGATACAGAAGAACCTTGACAAATAGATTTATTTTGTTCTCCTTCAACTCCATTAAACGAAATATTCATAGTACTCGTTGGGGCTGTAATAGAAAAATTCGAATTAGAAACATCAAAAAAGATATTATCCCATCCTTTAACCATAATTCGATTAGTTGTACCAACAGTATTTGGAACAGAAATTATCTCAGAACCATCATTAGGTACTTTACTTGCTAATAATATTGGAAAAGATGTTCCTCCATTAGTTGACAAGTAAATATCAACATATTTTGCATTAATTCCGTTTACATCAGTTCCCGCAACATCCCATGTAACATTTTGATTGGTACCTGCTTGCCAAGAAACGGCAGTATTAGGTGAATTTACAACAAAAGGACCTGCAACACCATTAACTGTTACTTTCATTAAATCTGTTGCTGTTTGCCCAACTCCTGAAACATTATCTCTTACAGTTAATGAAAAATTTAAGTCTCTAGCTACAGATGGACAAACCTCCCAAGTATTAGAAGTAGCACCTGTTAACACAGTTGCCATACTTGGCATATATCGTATTGGAGAAGATGTTCCCCAAATCGATCTAAACATTGGACCAACAGCACGAGTTGGAGTTGGCGCAGCAGTAGAGTTTGGATTTCCTGGGTCATTTTGTTCCCAAGTATAGGTAATTGGATTTCCATCAGGATCTGAACCTTGTCCAACCAACATAAAAGCAGTTGATTTTGGGATTATATAATCTCTACCTGCATCTGCTGTAGGTGGATTATTTGCAAAATTTGTTAATGGTAATGTTGGTTGACTAACGCCAAATTTTACATTATCCATAATATCTCTAATATTTACATATGTAAAATAGGCATCACTATTATTTTGAACGTTTGTTGGACAAATTCCGGCATACCCCATAATAGTAGACCCTGAACCTGGCTCAACCTCTGTTAATCCACTTCCAGATCTACAATTTGAACTACTTTGAGTGTGATAACCTCCAAATTGGTGACCCATTTCATGAGCAACATAATCAATATCAAAAGCATCACCAGTTGGGTTTGAACGTCCTGTATAGCCTGTTCCTTTATGAAAACCACCATTTGCATTAGTACTTGTACTACATACACACCCAATGCAGCCTGCATTTCCTCCACCAGTTGTATTAAAATTGTGACCGATATCATAGCTATTGAATCCAATATTTGTATCAATGGTTTGCCCTGTTTTAATATTCCATTCATTGCTCCAAGGATCAGTATTTGTTGCGCCTATATATATTAAAGCATCATTATTTGCCACAAAAATCATAGTTATGGCTAAGTCATTTTCATAAACTCCATTAACACGAGTCATAGTTATAGCCATTTGAGCTTGTACTCTAGATTTTTGAGTAGCAATTGGATCGGCAGTATTTCCTCTAAAGATATTTCCGTACTCTGCAGTACAAGACTGAGCTAATCGATACGTTCTTAATACTTTATCGTCAGTATCCGCTCTAAATAATGCATTTGCTCTTCTGTCGTTTTCTAATGAAGGTAAATGAACATCTTCTCTTGTTAAACACTCAAAAGTTTGTCCATCTGACAATAAACTTGCTTTGTTATATACAATGTAATTTAATCTGTTTTCGGTATATGGATCTATGAACGCCGTACTTTTTCCTGCAGACAATGTCATAGAATGCAAACCAAACTCAGTAACGGAAAATCTAGCAACAGCAGTTTTATCATCTAAACCATTACCAACATAAGATTTAATTGTAGGAAACTTCTCTGCTAAACCTTTTTCCATAATTGGAGTTTCTAAAACACTAAAACGTTCTAATTTACCTTCAGCATTTGGTAATTGTATTACCACATTAGAGGTTCCTTGAAATTCACCTCTAATAGGTGCATTTCTTAACTGTTCTTTTAAAACTTGAAGGTTTAAATTCCAAAGTGTAAATTCTTTTGGAGACGATGCTCTTCTAACTTTTGTTTCGTTTTCAATAGCCTTTTCATCTATTTTATTCCACAAAGATTTTTGTTGAGCATTTACAATAAGCGAATAAAACGCCATTATAAAAATTAGTAATTTTTTTTTCATATTTAGGGGTAAATTAAAAATTAATTAACAAATATATATTTTTTTTCGAAAAAAAATATTTTTTACACAAAAAAAGAGAAGACTATTGCCTTCTCTTTTAAAATATTAAGTAAAAATATTACAGATTATTGGATAACAATTTTCTTAACTTCTTTTCTAGAACCATCTTCAACTGTTACTAAATAAACACCAGATTGAACATTATCTAATTGTAGATTTTCATTAAAAAATCCATTGTTATCATAAGATTTATTGAATATCTCTCTACCTCTAATGTCATGTACATTTACTTTAATTTCATTTCCAGAGTTAGAATTAAACTGAATAGTAAAATTACCATTATTAGGGTTAGGATATATTGAGAAATTTTCTAACCCGAAAGATTCAGAGTTTAATGTAACTGTTTGAGTACAAATTTCAATAGACCAATTTCCTATTGAACCAGTATCCCCAGTAAAATAATCAACCGCTAAAAGCGTCCAAGTACCATCATTATTTTTACCATTAAAATTAGAAAGTAACCCATTAGGCTTCCAAGTTCCTGAAGTTGCTGTACATCCCGTTGTTGGAACAGTTGTTGCCGCAGCATCATCAAAAACATATTCTAAAGATCCTGGAGTATTATCACAATTCCTGTTCCATAATAAAACTTGTGTAGCGTCTGGGTGATTAATCGCAATAACTAAATCTTCGATATAAGAATGTGCAAATCCCAAAGTTACATTTACATCAGATATTGTAGAAGACGGACCAGGTACATTAATTGTTTTAGAAACAACAGTGCCGGCAACATTATTACCTCCTCCATCAGGAACAGGTAACACTGTATTATTACTGTAAGTCATACATGTAGTTGAAACAACATAACCAATAGAAAAATTAGGAGATACCGCATAATAAACATTTCCAACTGCTTCAACTAAAATTCTACAATTTACTGCAGCGGTTGCTGGCATGGTAACAACTTCAGAACCATCATTAGGAGTATTTGCTAATAAAGTTGTAAATGTTGCTCCATCATCAGTTGATAATAAAATATTTACATTTGATGTGTTAATTCCATTTGCATTTGTTCCAGCAACATTCCAAGTAACAGTTTGAGAACTGTTTGTATTCCAAGAAGCATTCGCAGCTGGACTTGTAACAGTAAATGGACCAGCGGCAGCCACAGTAGTAACTGTCATGTTTGCTCTAGCTGTTTGTCCTCCATTAGGTGTTTGGTTATCCCTAACTGTTAGAGCAAAGTTTAATGTTCTACCAACATTAGGAGTAACTTCCCAAGTTGGTGTTAAATTTCCTGATAAAACACTAGCAAAATTAGGAAAATATCTTTTATTCGATGTTGATGGATTTATTGATCTATAAACAGGCCCTGTAGTTTGAGTAGCTGTCGGATAATTTGTTCCAGCAGCCGCATTAGTTTGCTCCCAACAGTAAGTTAAAGAAGCACCCGCATTCGCATCAGTTGCATTACCAGTTAATACAAACGCAGTACCTTTTGGAATTGTATAGTTTGACAATGCTGAAATTACTGGGGCATTATTACCATTAGCTGCTTGAGGAGCACAATTACCTGAGCCTACCATAACTGCATTCATACTTGCAATACTAACCGCATGAAAATAAGGGTCAGAATTTGATTGTACATTTTCTTCACATATTCCAGCATAAGCCATAATAGTAGATCCACTTCCTGGTTCTACAGCATTTGCATTACTAACATTACCTGAATCACAATTCCCAGCAGTATCATCATTTGAACTAAAAGTGTGAGGCCCTCCAAATTGATGCCCCATTTCATGAGCTACATAATCAATATCATATGGATCCCCTACTGGCGAAGGAGAACCAGTAATTCCTCTAGCTTTGTTAGCTGCGTTACATACAACACCTAATCCAGCTAAGCCTCCACCACCTGTACTCACAGTATGTCCAATATCAAAATTTGCAGTTCCTATTGTAGATGTAATAATTGATTGACTTTCATTAATTAACAAACCTGCATTATCATTAGAAAATGAATCAGAAGTAATAAAAATAATTTGGTCATTATTTGCTACTAAGTTCATTCTTAAAGACATGTCTCTTTCATAAATACCATTAACACGAGTCATTGTTACGTTCATTGCAGCTAAAACTGCTGCTTTTTTTTGTGTAGTAGTTCCAGCACTTAAACCTGCCGCATTAACATGAAAAGTAGCATACTCTACTGTACATGCCATTGCTAATCTGTATTGTCTGAAAGTTCCATCAGTTGCCAAAACTTGGTTTTCTAAAACGCTTCTATTTAATTCAGCAATTTCTTCATGGTTGTCTTTAAAGTGACATGCAAACGTTCTAACGGTATGAAGATTTTTTCTATTGTATACAATATAATTATTCAAATCTTTTGTATATGTATCAATATAATAGGTGCCTTCATCACTTGAAGTTGACATTACATGTAATCCAAATAAAGTAACACTAAATCTTAATCTTACTGTTGGATTATCAATTCCAATTGCAATATAAGATTTAATATCTGGATATCTATCCGCTAACCCTTTTTCCATAATTGGCGCTTCAAAAACTTTAAAATTTGAAAGTTCTCCATTTGAATTTGGAAAACTTACTATAGTTCTTGAATCAATCCCTTCAGTATCTAAAGGCGCTCCTATTAAGGATTGTTTGAATGCATTAAAATCTAAATGCATAATTTCATAAACAGTAGGAACCGAAGCTCTTTCCATTTTTTCATGACTAGCTAATTTCTCTACAGAAACTTTAGTCCATAATTTATTTTGCCCAAAAGATAAACTTGCAAACAAAACAAAAATTAATAAAAATTGTAATTTTTTCATCATTAGTTGATTAATAATTTGGTTTATGTAAAACAAATGTAATAAAAAAATAAAAACAATAAGCTTTATTACTCTTTTAATAAATATAGAATTTATATTTGCAGAAAAAAATCTTGAAAACATACCATTCAATATTTAATTTTTCTTCTTCTAAGAAAACGATTGTGACTATTGGAACATTTGATGGTGTTCACATAGGGCATAAGTCCATTTTAGATAGATTAAAAAATGAAACTAACAATGGTGAGTTTTTGTCACTTGTCTTGACATTTTTCCCTCATCCTAGAATGGTTCTTAATCAGGATTCCTCTATAAAACTTTTGAATACGATTGAGGAAAAAACTACTTTATTAGAATGTTATGGAATTGACGCTTTAATTATTCATCCATTTGATGCTGCATTTTCAAATTTAACCGCTGAAGAATTTGTTAAGAGTGTTTTAGTTAACCAATTGAATGTTCAAAAAATAATTATTGGCCATGACCACAGATTTGGAAAAAACAGAACTGCTAACATTGATGATTTAATTAATTTTGGACAAAAATATAATTTTAATGTTGAGCAAATTGGCGCACAAGAAATAGATGAAATTGCTATTAGTTCAACCAAAATCAGAAAAGCTTTATTAGAGGGAAATATTACATTAGCGAATCAATTTTTAGGATATTCTTATTTCTTTTCTGGAAAAGTTATTGAAGGAAAAAAAATTGGTAGAACTTTAGGGTTTCCAACGGCTAATATTGAAATAAATGAAAACTACAAATTATTACCTAAAAATGGGGCTTATGTGATTAGTTGTAATATTGATTCTTCGATTTATTATGGCATGATGAATATTGGAAATAATCCTACAATTGGAAATAACGAACAATCTATAGAAGTACATTTTTTTGAATTGAACAAAAATCTTTACAACGAAAATCTAGAAATTTCAATTCTATATTACTTACGTGATGAACAGAAATTCAGTACAATTGAAGATTTAAAGATGCAACTTGAAAAAGACAAAAATTATTCTTTAAATTTCATAAATAACTTAAAATAACAAATCCCGATTAGTACATCGGGATTCATATTATTTATTCATTTCAGTAAAATATTTATAGAATAACGGAATTGTTTCAATACCTTTTAAGTAATTGAAAACCCCAAAATGTTCATTTGGCGAATGAATAGCATCTGAATCCAATCCAAATCCCATTAATATAGTTTTACTCTTTAATTCTTTTTCAAATAAAGCCACAATAGGAATACTTCCTCCTGAACGAACAGGAATTGCTGGTACACCAAATGTTTCGGTATAGGCTTTATTGGCGGCTTGGTATCCAACACTATCAATTGGAGTAACATACCCTTGTCCACCATGATGAGGCGTTACCTTAACTTTTACTGATTTAGGTGCAATGCTTTCAAAATGATTTTTGAATAATTCAGTTATTTCTTCCCAATCTTGATTTGGTACTAAACGCATAGATATTTTAGCAAATGCTTTACTTGCAATTACTGTTTTAGCACCTTCACCTGTATAACCACCCCAAATTCCATTAACATCTAATGTAGGGCGAATCGAGTTTCGCTCGTTAGTTACATAACCCGCTTCGCCATGAATATCTTCAATATCCAACGCTTTTTTATAATTTTCTAATGAAAAGGGTGCTTTTGCCATTTCAGCTCTTTCAGCAGCAGACAATTCTTCAACCTTGTCATAAAACCCTGGAATGGTAATGTGATTGTTTTCATCATGTAAGGAAGCAATCATCTTTGTTAATATATTGATTGGATTTGCTACAGCTC
It encodes the following:
- a CDS encoding dipeptidase, with amino-acid sequence MDNIKQYVQENKERFLNELIELLKIPSVSADSAYAHDVVLTAEAVKASLEKAGCDFVELCETPGYPIVYGEKIIDKNLPTVLVYGHYDVQPPDPMELWTSPPFEPVIKTTEIHPEGAIFARGACDDKGQMYMHVKAFEYMIQNNCLPCNVKFMIEGEEEVGSKSLGWFVERNQEKLANDVILISDTGMISNQQPSITTGLRGLSYVEVEVTGPNRDLHSGLYGGAVANPINILTKMIASLHDENNHITIPGFYDKVEELSAAERAEMAKAPFSLENYKKALDIEDIHGEAGYVTNERNSIRPTLDVNGIWGGYTGEGAKTVIASKAFAKISMRLVPNQDWEEITELFKNHFESIAPKSVKVKVTPHHGGQGYVTPIDSVGYQAANKAYTETFGVPAIPVRSGGSIPIVALFEKELKSKTILMGFGLDSDAIHSPNEHFGVFNYLKGIETIPLFYKYFTEMNK
- a CDS encoding bifunctional riboflavin kinase/FAD synthetase → MKTYHSIFNFSSSKKTIVTIGTFDGVHIGHKSILDRLKNETNNGEFLSLVLTFFPHPRMVLNQDSSIKLLNTIEEKTTLLECYGIDALIIHPFDAAFSNLTAEEFVKSVLVNQLNVQKIIIGHDHRFGKNRTANIDDLINFGQKYNFNVEQIGAQEIDEIAISSTKIRKALLEGNITLANQFLGYSYFFSGKVIEGKKIGRTLGFPTANIEINENYKLLPKNGAYVISCNIDSSIYYGMMNIGNNPTIGNNEQSIEVHFFELNKNLYNENLEISILYYLRDEQKFSTIEDLKMQLEKDKNYSLNFINNLK